The genomic window TGTTTGAAACAAATTTAACAAGCGATGAAGTGGTTATAAAAACAACGCGATGCTATCACGCCAAATCAATATAAGAACGCCTATAATAGCGATAAAGGCTCCCAATGAAGATTTTACAGTTACTTTTTCTCTGTAAAATAAATAGCCTAAAGGCAATACTGCAACGGGAACTAAGGAAAAAATTGTTTGCGCCACAGATGCTTTTATAAGCGAAACAGAATACATGGAAAGGCTGATACCTAAAAGGGATCCGAAGATAGTGCCGACAATAACAAATTTCAATGCCTTGTTTTTATTGGTGATAACGGGGCGCATCACTTCTTTAATATCTCCACGAAAAAGACTGACCAGATAAGTGGCTACAGTAGCTACTAATACACGCATCCAGGTTACTTGAACAGGCGAAAGCATGACTCCATTTATACCGTTATAATTAAATCCTTTTTTTGAAAGAACCAATCCAACACCTTGACAAATGGCGGCAATTACGCCCCAAAAAATTCCTTTTTCCACTTTACCATGACCGAGATTCGGAATTTTTGCTTTTTCTGCTTTGGTTGCGGTAAGCCACATAATACCTGCAACTGTAATCACCATGCCGATAATACCAATATAATTGAGCTTTTCTCCAATAATTAAATAACCAAAAAATAAAGCTGCACCTGGCGATAATGTCCCGAAAAGGCTGGCAATGCGTGTTCCGAGAATCGCGAAAGATAAAAAACTAAAATAATCGCCCAAAGCCAAACCAATAATTCCAGAAATTCCGAATAAATACCATTGTTGTGGCGCGGCATCTGTAAAAAGAGAAAGAAAATGAAACGAGTTAAAAATCAAGCACGTAAT from Bacteroidia bacterium includes these protein-coding regions:
- a CDS encoding DMT family transporter; translation: MKISSENLGILLAFATTIVWSIGIFPFTEAARRWGGKVLNHFHLLLATVLLTITCLIFNSFHFLSLFTDAAPQQWYLFGISGIIGLALGDYFSFLSFAILGTRIASLFGTLSPGAALFFGYLIIGEKLNYIGIIGMVITVAGIMWLTATKAEKAKIPNLGHGKVEKGIFWGVIAAICQGVGLVLSKKGFNYNGINGVMLSPVQVTWMRVLVATVATYLVSLFRGDIKEVMRPVITNKNKALKFVIVGTIFGSLLGISLSMYSVSLIKASVAQTIFSLVPVAVLPLGYLFYREKVTVKSSLGAFIAIIGVLILIWRDSIALFL